TTGCGAAAATATTACCAACTTCATCGATTTTTATTGTGCATcccaatttctttgtttctgaGACAAACCAGTCTTTAACTTGTTTATCGATATCACTGAGTGCCAATCTACAAACACCTGTTTGCGTAGGCTCGGACCCCCAGACACCCTTTGCTCCAAACGTAGCAGCAGTAGAATGGATAGTTTCAACTAAGTCTTTAGAATTGATCTTCAGATTTTGGGAGAATGAAGTAATTGTcatgtttgtttttgtcACAAtaagaaataataaaacTTCCTTAGTTTGTGGAACATCTATAATCACTACAGTTTGGGATGTATTAAAGCGGGATTTTACCTATTTTTTATACTATTGCTCTTGAATGACAAAACATATGATAAGGACAACGATAATTCCATTTTAGGAAAAACTTTTCGCTCAGATTACATCCGATCGCTTCTACTATCGGCTTTTAGTTTTTCTACAGTTTCTATGCAACTGATAAGCCAGCATACTCTTGGATTAGTTTTTCTCTAGGCACACTGTTCATGTATGCATGTTTGTCTGCTTCATCATATGACTTCAAAACGAAATCCCAAAACTCCTCAACATCGATGTCTGTAAGCACATAGATACCACCTTTATTGTCGGGTCTAACTGATTGAATAGCTCCATAAGAACCTTCCGCAACACCAATACCAAATGATCTCCtatcaaaagaaaggtTCAATTTAGAAGttatgttttcaaattgtaATAAAGCCACCAATGCAACAGGATCATGAATTATCGGACCTTTGTAATTGGGGACATTCTGCGCTATCATTCTCCTATTGTAAGAATCGATAAATTCATACATCATTGCTCTGAAATTAGAAGTagaattgaaatctttaCCTTGCAATATGCGTTCTTGAACAGTTTTGGACAAGTAGACTTTGCTAGTAATGTCCAAAGACGCCTGGATCATTCTCTTTGACAAAATTTCATCCTCCACCACTTTTCTAGCTGCAAATGGATCACAGTAGTAATTGAATTCAGCGTTACCTCCTATGTTATATACGTCAAAACCTCCGCCCATGATGGAAATCCAGTTAATCCTATTCTTCAGATGAGGGTATTCCTCAAAAAATACAGCTATATTGGTTAATGGACCTGTAGCAACAATATTCAGTTTACCTTCatattttattatattGTGAGCCAAATGCCTGTGAAAATCTTTGTGTTTTTGAGGTTGCATTTGAGCGATAGGTAGTAAACATGAACCGTCTAATCCAGTCTTACCATGGACGTTTGCCGCAAATACTTCATTGTAATTATTCAATGGTTTCGGTTCACCAGGATATACCGGTACTTCAGTTTTGCTAATAGCTGTCAATACCCTTAATGCATTCCTTGTAGTATTTTCCAGAGACACATTTCCATGAACAGTGGAAATCCCtaccaaatcaaaatacTTACAATAGCATGCAACAATAATTGCAACTGTATCATCTTGGCCAGGGTCGCAATCTAACCAGACAGGCACCTTCTTTTCTATAGTCATTTCTGTGTATTTATGGTTTTGGTGGGTTTAACGATGATGGAGATCGAGAAAAGGGGGGGAAGAGAGagaattaaaaaaatattaaaaGTAAGATCAACAGTACCCCTCTGTTAACGGCAGCTGTCACTTTGAACCCTCATAATTACcatattgaaaataaatatgaaaaagaaatgcgCAAGCCCGGAATCGAACCAGGGGCTCAACGATGGCAACGTTGAATTTTACCACTAAACCACTTGCGCTTTATAAAAGTTTGGGAggaatttttcagattCTGTTCCAAAAAAGAAAGCGCCAGTAGATAGACGATAATATACTGATGTTAAGGTTTCGATTTTAAAATAGGGAAGTTAACAAGGGTCAAGTATTCGGAGTAGGAAGCAAAGAAAGTTTGTCCCGTTGATCATGTAGAGCATAGGCATAGAGAAGCTGTCGAAGACACTGTTGTTGGCATAGAATTAATATAGCCGATATAGCTCCTAATCGGGAGTGaaaggaggagaagaaggagtAATGGCGGAATCGATCATTATTTCTGCTATGACTAACTTCCATTATGCCCATGGTTTATTCGTGCGATTATACACGTATTAGTACGTACGCAATAGGTGTATCATagttattatttttatctaCAATATTATagttattgataatattagTGATTATTCttaaaaagattcaacCGTCGAAACATCccaaattagaaaataaatttgaaaccTTACCCCTGGTCTTCTACAAAAAAATTCTCTGACCAAGAGGGTGGTGTTTTGATAATTCCGAAGTGAcaaattttcattgaattaAGTTAAATTAAGAGAAGGTGAATTTTATGTTAATAGACATAAGTGTCGCTGgatgataataatgaaCACATACTAACTGCTGTAATATACTTGCAATCACTTACTGGGTCTATTAATTCACAAATAGATGGTTTACCCAGTGGAAACTAATAATCTCCATTGAATTTCCTTGTACTATTTCAGCTCCCAACAGCGGTTGTACAAAttatatctttttttcccaATACGACAGGATATTGGCTGATTAATACCCAACGCAGGTGAGTTGTAACCTCATAAATCAAACATCAAAGTAGTAAGTTTGACATTTTgctttgatgatgattctAGACTTTTTATATTACTGGACCAATCTCTATAATTGCCTTTTTGGTAATTTGTAGACAAAACATGTCGACAAAATGGTTGCCAGcattctcttcttcctctttgtcGACATCACTAAGGTCATGGGCAGTCTTTGCCTTTTCTTCGGGATACTTAATCCCTATCAACTTCTTTGCTATATAACTAAACTTTATTGCAAAAATGCAGGCCTTCTTCTACTGTTATTTCTAAATCTGAAACATATCCCAAATAACTTCTTCTAAGAAACAAAGCGGGGATTTTCAGGAGTTGTGACTCACCATATTAACATTTAGGGAATAATCAGTatttgttcaaagaaaaggCTGGTAAAAAAGCAGACTGGACAGTCTCAAGGATGCTACTATTTGTATCTaaacaaaatttgaataaacTTATACAACAAAAAGGGTTTTATGAACTAAGTTTTGCATGTTGTTACTTGCTTTGAGATGGTAACCTTTGATacatttttcatcaacattttttaTGTATCAATCTCGAAGAGCATCAGTTTACTTTTTTGAGCCAAAAACTGTAGACGTAAATCAGCTGAATTAGGAAAGACCCTCCATCTCTCTGGAAAATTGTGTTGTCATTCTTGAAAACCAATTTCTTACATCGTGCTATGTACCTAAGTTTTGTAAATTATCCTTAGAATATGTGCGCCAAACCCTCATCTCATACGAAAGATTTCATATACAGCTATATAAAACAGATATAGTTTGTATATTGAATTATACACTCACCCACAACGTGTCAACAGAAAAGTTAACCGGTTGCAAATAATCTTAATGCAAAGTAattgttgttttattgGACCGTTCCAACACGCAAGACTATGAAAGTTCATTGTGTAATTTTGCTACTCACAAACAAACTcggagaagaaaaattaatATATCCATTACAAATCGAAGAATAACGTGGTCTCAGAAGGGATAGTAatttacagaaaaaatataattaATGCAGACAAACCTATTTGTAAAAAGAGAAGTGCACAAGTATATTGCTTCTAATTTATATTTGTCTAGGTCACGCGAGTGAGAAACAGCTACTCTTTTTAATAACAAGCATAATTGTTGGTGTAATATCTTATCAATAATTATCAAGTGTGATTTAGTTAAAATAGTATAAACGTGCCAGGGGTTTGTTCTGAACTTTGTAGTTTAAGAAGATGGTAGCCGCTTATAAATGACCTTGTCTGCAAAAACCCCAACCTTGCAATATAGTAATTGTGCTCTATGGTTACTGGTCGATGTACACCAATAAACCTCCGGTGTCTCCATGGAATCTGCCTTAGCATAAACATAATCAATGAGAGCTTTACCGACTCCCTGAAGACGTTGTGACTCATCAACGTACAAATCATTCATATAAATCTTATCTTGTGTAGACCATGTTGAAACATGTCTGAGATAATTAACTAACCCAATTGGTCTCCCAGTTTCAGAGCTAATAGCAATAGCAGACCACATTGGAACATTGTAATCTAGAGACCTGTAAAACGTTGACTTCTTCACCTCTTCAGGTAATGAGGAATTATAAAATTGGAGATATAAATCAAAGAGTCTTAACCACTCCATGTAGTCTGTTTCGGTAACGTCACGAATTTCAATCATCTTCTCTTTGTCTAATACAATAAACTTTTAACCGCAGTGGCCATTAATCTCTTTATCCTCGTATGGTAAATTACTCCTGTTTTATAGTTCTCTAACAAATTGACTCATAGTTTTATTTCTTTGCGGCAAGCGAACCCCGCCATTTTGCTATTGTTAAAAAGTATGTTCAAAAGATATTTCCTTAGCGGCTaggaacaaaaaaaaactccGATACCCTGGTGTAAATGCTGTTTACCTCTGGATCAACATATCTCACTTCAAGAAGACTTCTCATCTTTGGTGGCTGTATTTAATTTATGCAACCACTTTACTATTCAGATAGAAGGACCTCTGGATTTACTGATGCTAAACGCATTAAACGGTCGAGCTAGTGTACCGAGATGGTTTTGACTCAGTAACATTCCATTGTCTAGATCGTGTGGCTTGCCTTTCTCATCTACCTGGCATTATTACTACAACTGAGAAGtatttcaattttacaTGCAAAGATTAGTAATGtgctttcaaataaatttgaaactATCGATTTATTACCTTGACATCAAATTACAGTACAGTTTTAAAGTACTTCTTAACAAAATTGGCCCGTTGAATTTGTACAACTCCTGGAGCCAACTGTATTAAtttcttaaaaaaaaagggtTCAATATTAAGTTACACTCAaaatttttagttttacttaaaaaaatttagCTAGCTAACTTCTTTTAATAATCCGAATAGTTTTATCTATTCTTTCCATGGTATAGTACTCTACgggaaaaaataaaggtaATTTTAAAAGTACTCAAATGGATAGTATATTCATAGATATTGGAAttaaaatataaataattAATTCGAATATGGGATGtttgaaaccaaaaaaaaatgaaaacaaaaacctTAAATGCAAAAGATTGCTGGAACAATATTATATATTCCAATTTTAAAGTCATTTGAAATCCAAATTGAGCGTTAACGACCTCTGGTTTTTTAAAAAAGATTATACGAAAGTGTATATAGTATCTAGGTTTGCGTTTGTAATTTAATATCAAACAATACACCTGcaagtaaaaaaaagtaacGAATATAGAAGGGAAGTTATTCAATGAAACTTTCGTGTTTAAGCAGAAAACACATTAGTAAGGCTTtattttagaaaaaagACCAATAATTAAATTCATTCTCCAATCATTCAGTTTGCTATTATTATACACAGTGACAAGAGCAGCTGAAAACTTCCTTTACCAACTCTAATTGGAATCCAATCGGTCAAATTGAAACCATTAATACATACGTTGACTATAAAAACACAACAAAAGTGGAAATTCCCTTGGTATAGAATATCATGACTCGACATAATCAGATATAGCGACCAGGTTGAAGCATCTTCctatttcttcaattctttatAGTTACATGGTAATAGGTGCTTATGTACTAGGAGGATGCAACCTTTGGACAACAGATATGACATCTTTTTACGTCTATTTTTGGTTAAATATAATTCATTCTCATTTccttatttgaaaaacaaataaaaacattattatttttttaccCTTGCAAGTAATTTTTGGTCTTTTAATATTAACAAAACCTTTTACTTTTTGTATAAGATTTGGCTTTAACATAACAAGCGTGTcataaatatttttttgtttgcaCTGATGAATTTCAGTCTAGAATATCACATTATATTTCGTTTGTCGAACTAGGAGTCTGTctaatatatatatatatataatatttttataaGCAAAGTAGtataaaattttaaaaccccaataaagaaagaaaagaaatgtttgttgaataaaaagaaaactaatCTCTGTCATACGGCAGTttatgatatttttttttaaaaaaaagtgagCTTACTTTTCACCAACGAATTCAACACTagcttttgaaaaagttaaTTGAAAGTTTAGTTGATCGGAACTGTAAATAAGCATGCCATTCCCCAAAGTTGCTAACTATACCTAATTGGACGAGCTGCCAGCATTTCGGAACTTATAAATTTATAATTTGAGAGGTTCAAGTTTGGGGTTCTTACCTATCAAAACTAAAGTTTTCCTTCTATGTTTAGTATTAGTAAAAATTTGTATGTTCATGTGTATTAGgctattttcttttcctcagttttttttaatataTTTTTACACAGCTTTTTTAAACAATTGTTAAGTCTATAGCTATTGATAAATGTATTTGAAGTGGAATTAATATATCTCATGATTACAGGTATTTTgttacttgaaaaaaaagtttctaaaaaaactaaaaatttTTAGATTTAAAGGCTCAAATTTTGCTGATCTAAGTATCCCAGGGTCGTCGAATCTTAATGTTGGGGCTATGGCTCAATGGTAGAGCTTTCGACTCCAGATCGAAGGGTTGCAGGTTCGATTCCTGTTGGCCTCAAGcatttaatttttttaacccaaaaagataaaaattGAGACTAGTATATTAAAAGAAATTACAAATCATTTTTTACTtcgtttattttttttcactttaGAAATAGGGGCAGCGTGGCCTGTGCTATTGACATGTTGAAACAGCTTATTACGAGAAGAAAACGTTTCCTTACAAACTGAACAAGCTTCCGTATTTGTAGTGGCCTTATTCCGGGTGTTGTTAATCTTAGGTTTTGTCTTTCCCTTCTTTGCTTTCACTTTTTGATTACACCATgcttcctcatcatcatcagataGAACTGCACCATTCAGAAGGTTAGATAACTCTTCTAATTTCCTTTCAGTCTTATTTCTTCGTAGCTCTTTCTGAGATCTACGTTCTTCGTTGTGGTTCGAATCATAAAGATCATCATTCAGCAAATAGTCGATTTCTTCCTCGGACTCACATACTATGTTTTGTGATTCATTGTCTTTATGTTTCGCTTCATCACAAACAGCATTTTCCTCAAGTGTTTCCTCACCAAACAGGGCTTCTTGAACTTGTTGTTCTTCCAATTGACTCTGAATCATCGCTTCGAGTTCTTCATTGGTTAACTCATCTAAATCACTTAGAGTCTCCAAGGCATCATCAAACTCATCACTGGCGCCTAAATCCTCATCATCCAGACCTTCATTGATGTAGCCATCTTCATCTATTCCAAGCTcaattccttcttttttcatttcccATTTCAGTTGCTTCAGTAACTTTAGGTGCTTTTTAGATCTTTCATgatcttcaaattgtttTTCACTCTTGAAGACCTTGTTACAGATAACACACTCAAAAATGTCAGCATTTGCCTCATCTGCAGATGCATCGTCAATATCTTTCTCCTCTGAATAGATTTTGTCAAGCTGAGCCTCAATTTCTGCTAAATCATCTGGATCGATGGCCTGCCAATCTTGCTCCTCGAAAAGTTGTCTCTGTCTTTGCCTTTCCtgcttttcaatttccgCCTGTTTCTTGAgttcttctctttgcttAGAAAGTTTCTGCCTTTCATATTGTCTCCTAAATTTGGGATCCATTCTCGGATCGAGTTTTTTGATATATGCAACAAATTTCTTCACAGCATCGTTATAATTCTTTTTGGCAGTGTCTCttaatttcttgttttctttttccatgattcttcttgtccttctGTCTGGTGCAGTCGAATATCTGTACTCATCACACCAAGCAAATGTTTTCACACTCTGAAAACCGGACCAAACTTTATAAAACATTCTAGTATCTTCAAAGTCGTTTTTTGAATTGCCTATCCTGGGGTAAAGTAGCTCCTTTGGGTCACAAACCGTCGCAAAAGAAGTATCATCTTTATACTTTGCAAATTCTGGAATCTTCTGTTGTTTACCTGCAGTCACTTCTTCTGAAGCAATCTTATCAAACAGTACGCTGACTATGCTATAGAACCCATTAATcgaatcatcaaaatttttatataaattGCTATTCATATATTTTTCGATGTCTTCAACAGTTGTCCCCGCATAATACATGTTGGTTTCGTCTTCATAATAGCAAGCTGAACTGCTTTGCTCATC
The Pichia kudriavzevii chromosome 2, complete sequence DNA segment above includes these coding regions:
- a CDS encoding uncharacterized protein (PKUD0B00620; similar to Saccharomyces cerevisiae YDR400W (URH1); ancestral locus Anc_5.492), with translation MTIEKKVPVWLDCDPGQDDTVAIIVACYCKYFDLVGISTVHGNVSLENTTRNALRVLTAISKTEVPVYPGEPKPLNNYNEVFAANVHGKTGLDGSCLLPIAQMQPQKHKDFHRHLAHNIIKYEGKLNIVATGPLTNIAVFFEEYPHLKNRINWISIMGGGFDVYNIGGNAEFNYYCDPFAARKVVEDEILSKRMIQASLDITSKVYLSKTVQERILQGKDFNSTSNFRAMMYEFIDSYNRRMIAQNVPNYKGPIIHDPVALVALLQFENITSKLNLSFDRRSFGIGVAEGSYGAIQSVRPDNKGGIYVLTDIDVEEFWDFVLKSYDEADKHAYMNSVPREKLIQEYAGLSVA
- a CDS encoding uncharacterized protein (PKUD0B00630; similar to Saccharomyces cerevisiae YPR193C (HPA2)), which encodes MIEIRDVTETDYMEWLRLFDLYLQFYNSSLPEEVKKSTFYRSLDYNVPMWSAIAISSETGRPIGLVNYLRHVSTWSTQDKIYMNDLYVDESQRLQGVGKALIDYVYAKADSMETPEVYWCTSTSNHRAQLLYCKVGVFADKVIYKRLPSS
- a CDS encoding uncharacterized protein (PKUD0B00640; similar to Saccharomyces cerevisiae YNL227C (JJJ1); ancestral locus Anc_2.15); amino-acid sequence: MKTDYYELLGVSESATSVELKKAYRKKALLLHPDKNPDDIEHTTRLFNEVRVAYETLSDPQERSWYDSHKFQILMEDGDEQSSSACYYEDETNMYYAGTTVEDIEKYMNSNLYKNFDDSINGFYSIVSVLFDKIASEEVTAGKQQKIPEFAKYKDDTSFATVCDPKELLYPRIGNSKNDFEDTRMFYKVWSGFQSVKTFAWCDEYRYSTAPDRRTRRIMEKENKKLRDTAKKNYNDAVKKFVAYIKKLDPRMDPKFRRQYERQKLSKQREELKKQAEIEKQERQRQRQLFEEQDWQAIDPDDLAEIEAQLDKIYSEEKDIDDASADEANADIFECVICNKVFKSEKQFEDHERSKKHLKLLKQLKWEMKKEGIELGIDEDGYINEGLDDEDLGASDEFDDALETLSDLDELTNEELEAMIQSQLEEQQVQEALFGEETLEENAVCDEAKHKDNESQNIVCESEEEIDYLLNDDLYDSNHNEERRSQKELRRNKTERKLEELSNLLNGAVLSDDDEEAWCNQKVKAKKGKTKPKINNTRNKATTNTEACSVCKETFSSRNKLFQHVNSTGHAAPISKVKKNKRSKK